gtttttaatCCTTAAAAACCTCAAGTATCTTAAAAACCAAGCTTCCCTTTGAAATAAGGCATTCTCTCTAGTAATTAGCAAACATGGGATCTTCGGTTTCCCTCACCGGCCACCATTGACAAAAACATCATCGTACGTTGGTTTAAATGCAGCAGATCAAGCCATTTGTTAAAGATCTACCGCTCCAACATGAGAAACGCCGACAAATAATGTCTTGATTTGGTAGTCAAACATCCCATGTGACAACATCGGAAAAAGCTCAAAAGTGTATATATTTAAAGAGTTAATATAGTCGTCATCTTCAAGCTAGAATTCCCTgttcaaaacaaataacattGGACTTCCGTGCACCAGGGTTGGAAAGTTTGACCGTGAAGATCATAAATACACCAAGAATCAGCCAAAAATATGTAAATAGTTAAAAGGGACGAGGAAGAATACTCACAACTGATGTTttatttcaaacaaaacaaactaaataATCAGAGATTTACAAATTGCAATCCTCAAAGCCTTTTGAGGCTTAGCTAAAAGAATATGAAGTGGAGGCAGGGTGACAATTTCCAACTATAACTTAAACCACAAGTTGGAATCTCTCCCCTTTGTTCTATATTCTCCTCTCCttccccacctttttttttttgcacagaTTGACCTCTTCCAACAGTATCCATTTCTTATATATCTCCTCTCGTCCATAATTTATAGGAAGAACACTCTTTACCAAGTCATCTCGTGTATCGTATTTGTTACTATAAATTCCAAAAAgggaacaataaaaaaaaaaattatattgcaACTACGTGTGAATGCGATTGCAACTCAACGATTACTTCAATTTTTGATGCAGCCGCTAAGTTTGTGTAGTTTTACCTAAGATCTCTTCTGCTCATGCTGCTGCTTCTTGTGCTGTTTAACTAGGAGCTCAGCATAGAAAACCTCATTCCAAGCATCAGGAACACCAGGAAGGCACCAGTGGCTGCAGTCCTGGAACCTCAGTGGCGATCGCCTTTCCTCCTTCGTCAGGCTCCGCTTCCGGTAGATTGAAGGGTGGCCATCCTTCCGGAAATCTGTCATTCTTGTAATATTCAGGTAGGTGACATGAGTTTTCATCCCCTTGAGCACTTTCTCCAAAACGGTCATCTTGGGTGGATATGGCCTGAGATAAGTCTCATTCTTGATGGGCTGAGTCTCGCTGTCACATTGCCCACCAGAGTTCCACTGTCCACCGCTGTAGAAGACAAAAGCCATTAAATTTTAAGCATTTTTCTTGTTGCAAGTTCAATGATGCTGAGCTGTATGTAAGCACATTGTAGGGGAAAACAACAAATGACTCATTTATCTTTGCATTGTTCTGGATAGGTATGTCGTTATTATTAATGAAACCTTAAATGCTGATAAACGAACAAgagtttaaaacaaaaacagaaaattattttgcaatttttctttttcaaaacgcCATTTGTGAGGTACTGATGGCTAACCAAAAGAATTCATGGGGAAAACAACAAATGGCTCATTGTTCTTGATCGGtatatcattattatttatgaAACCTTACATGCTGATAAACTAACAAgagtttaaaacaaaaacagaagatcattttgcaatatttttttcaaaatgccatTTGTGAGGAACTGATGCTTAACTAGAAGTATTCAAGGGGAAACAAGCAAATGGCATCACCCAAATTTATTCTGTTGATATACATGCGTGAGTGTAAAAAGATGAGTCCCACGTTGAAAATATATCAAAAGTGTGAGTGGTTAGTATAGCATAGTCGTGCCCAAACGTCCCAACCTGCTATTCTAAACTCATCAAGGTGTCATCTCCCTAACATATTCAgccgaaagaaaaaaaaccatcacaatttatcattgatttttgtttcaaattacCTGAAATGGGAGGCAGAATAACCCCTGAAGAAGACCAGAGACTTCGATGGATTTATATTGGCATCAACCCACCTGGCCCATGTAGTTAAAGCTTTCCTAAATGCCTCAAGAACATTCAGTTCACCATAGACATGGCTTCCTTCTTGATAATAGTCTTTCCTGCGATTTCCCAAGATATCATTAGTTTCCTCTAACGAATTCCAAATTTGAAACTATCTTATGTAATAAGAACAAAACGCAGCCGCTTTCGATATCGAAGTAAAGTTGAACTTACCCTTTGGAAGTTTTTTCATGAGTCCACCAGTGTCCAGTGTTAAAGATGATGAAATCTGCTCGTTTGTATTGATCAGAAGATTTCCCCACTAAATCAAGACGAAGTGTTTCCTTCTTTGATCCATTTTTGTCTGGCATTTCCCATTCTTGAACTAAGAAAGGAGATACAAAGAACTCTACAGAGAAGTCATAATCCTACCCATCCATCCATCCccaaaccaaaaacagaaaaaaactAGTAAGAAAATGATGCACATACTAACAAAAATTAACCAAATTGATGCAGCATATAAAAAAGTAGAGCTGTTCTTTAACATACTTTGAATATGAAAGAGTATGAAAATTCCCCTCGGAAATGGTGTCTACCATGTGCTTCATAAACCTTGCTCTGATCTTTCACTGAGTTCCTCAAGATGCAAACCAGAGATTCCCACATATTCCTATTCAGAGAATCACCAACAAAAACTAGCCGCTTGCCTCTCAACATATCCAACAATCGACGTCCGTCCAACCTATATATGACAATTGACAATTCATCTGCATCAATCTCATCAAAGAAAAGAACCCAAAACCTAAACTCAATTCCCATAGAGATAGAGAgcccaaaaattaaaacactataaataactaaaaaagcTGGAGCTCTTCCCTACTCTATCTAAGTATAACAACCCCCAGAtactaaaataaattatcatcAATTTCAAACTTTTATCTATATACAACATGTCAATCTCAGGAAATAGATTCCAGAATCTGAATTGAAAATCAATTGAACTTCAAACTTAGAGAAACCTTAAAAATAacgagagaaaaataaaatcatcaaacAAATCTACATACCTTGGCAGATTGCATCCCCTAGGCTTCCATCTCATTTTCTGGTAATCTTTATCAGGCCTGCCATTCGAAATACAATTGAACTGCTCGTCGATGAGGGAGCAGGACCCAGGTTTGTAAAGCGGATATGAATCATCCCTCACCCAATCCCCGTCAAATAAATCACAATTCATCAAAGACTCCACCAAACTATCCTTCCCCTGCTTCACCGACACCCCTGAATTAGTCCCATTTCCCTGTTTCTTCGACAGAGAAGTCGTATTATTCGACACCTCACCCTTCCCTGCAACGCCTTTCACTTCTTTACCAGAATTGCTCTTCAATGAAGAATCCGATTTAACTGGGGGACTTGCACTCTGATTCTTAGCCACCGGAGCTTTTGGGGCAGCTGTTGTAGTCTGATTTGCGTTCTCCGAGCTCTGAGTTAGATTTTTCACAGAGGGTGCTTCTTTATTCACACTAGGAGCCGAATCCACCGGCAAATTTGCACTGTGATTCGCTGTCACCGTGGTTTCTGGGGCAACTACTTTAGTCTGATTTGGATTTGGGACTTTACCCTTATCAGAACTCACTCTACTTTGAGTATGGTTTGTCTCGGTGGGCGGTGAATTAGAGAGATTGGGAGATTGGAATGCGGTAACATTAGATCTAAATGTGTCGGTTTGTGGAGGAGGAGAAGCGAAGTTATGATGTTGTTGTTGTGGAGGTGAGTTGTCGGGAAAGAAGTAAGAGAAAATATTTGAGAACTGGGATCCGTTAGAATTACTCGATGAACTAGTACTGCTACTGCTACTACTACCTGAGAAGATGTTGGCGAACCAAGGAGAGACGGAGTTGGAAGAGGGACTGAAGGCTAAGAAAACAGTGAAagcaacaaaagcaaaaacgaACCCATATGCAAAAACAACGGTTCTTCTGGTTCTGATGATGGAAACCAGGCTCTTGATGTCTGAGATCAGAGTTCCGCCGGTGACTGGCATGTGCTTTGTCGCATCCACCATGGCCACGGAGGAGAGCTTTTCTTGCTTCTGCCTATTTTGCCAAAACACCTCAAAAGTGGAAGGAGAATGGTGCTTctagacacagagagagagagagagagagttgcagTGAATGTgaatgaactttttgagtgcCTCTGGCCCTCTgcgatggagagagagagagaggaggggtATACCTATGAGTGGACGAAGACGAAAGACCCATGTCGCTTAGGGAAAGAGGATCTTGTTAAATACTCTACACATAATGTGACCCTCGTTCTATATTTAATTACATAAGTGACACTGCTCTGTTCTAACTTACACGTGTCACTAGAGAATTTTCtgtcgtttgtttttttttttttaaaaaaaaaaacaaaattgatttatgttttAAGGTGTCGGCAGTAAACAAGAGTTGGAAACGTTGAAGCATCATCATCGTCCACAATTGAAATCCATTTAGAGTGCAGGGTTTGAATTACTGTTGGATATGAACCAAAACAGACTTCCAAAACTTTCATGGTATTTTGATTGTTAATGATCTTCAAAGGCAGGGTTAGTTTAAAAAGCAGGAACGGGGTTaccataaaaatttgaaaagacaaATGGTTTCTTGGTCCGTCAATTTTTGAGGATTAATTACAAGTGAAGATCTAGATGGAGATGCAAGAGTAAAAGAGGTAGAACGGAAGATTTTTAACGAAGATGAAGTTGAGAGGATGGAATGACAATTTTGGAGTCGACATGGACAATTGATTGATGATACAAATACAGTGCTCAAAGGCcttcaatctaatatatgaAGCATTTCAAAAGAGAAGTAAACATGACAGGCCATTGTTTAGCGAACGCGGCAATCCAACAATCTTTGAAGCAAATATGAGCGGAAGGATATCTTCCTTTTAGTCATAATATAAGGGAGAGTGTTGCATTGCTTGAAAGTTTAAATTAGGATATTATATTTAATTCACCAGCTTGCAAGGTACTTAACTAGTTAATCTCAAAGCCCATAATTTCATGCATGCTAAATTATTAATGTAAATAATATCTAATCATCAACCgagacaaaataaaacaaaaacttgcaATTTGTAAGAGGGACtggcttttctttttcctttttttttgtcattaaatATAAACTGCtaaatatgaaaatgaaaagagtcCCCACATTATCATGAAGCCTTGACTAACGAAGCAGTGAAGCACAAAATAGTTTAGGGggtaattacaaaataaatatcaaaatttgatcttaatttttaatcaaattatatttaaagCACATggtttacaaatttttaaaatcttgacccttgaggaaaaaaaaaaaaaagggtcctCACAAAATGATTTATTCATGCGTAAAatcttaacaaaataaattattttaatgaaaatgtcataaattttgtaaaataccACTTAGGGCattttgagattgcatttgaggggcttaaaagttcttttaacactcaaaaagtcagtttaaagaaaaaaagtattcgtttggtacaaAAATTAAACaggcttttaagggttcaaaaagcttaaaaatagctaaaacacatttttttacagaaaacttaaaatgaaacttttgccaaaaagtattttttgacttaaaagctctatttttcaaacacaattccaaacaaactcttagtgttaatgtgaaagatgtttcattttaaaataatgttagggactatctttttattatcctaaagctgatgtgatttttaaaattatcattaaatcaaaatttaagtatgactcatctaaaatttaatgataattttaaaagtcatatcagttttagaataataaaaagagagttcatatcattactctttattttgtgtattaaaaaaattattattatttttatttggataaaattttaaattgaaactaAGATATACATAGATAGTATACGTTATCTTGAAGAGTTCAAAACGACAAGGACGGCGGAGCGACAGTGTACGTAGTGGTAGATCTGTAATTAAGAGTCCTGTTTACAGAAATTGCATACCCTTTAAAGGAGTCCTGTTCATGCGGCTTTCCACTTCTCACCGGTTTTGTAAACTGTAAATAAATGACATTCCGCGTGGGAACCGAACGCAACTGCTTCTACTTCCGCCTTCGAGTTTTCGGTCGTACCCCTAAACATCGACACGTATCAAAAGCTACGGTGCAGATCTAAGGAGGTCCAACTCCTCAAACCGTTAGTGAAAAAAACTCTCTATAATCTATACATTGACACCGTGTCAAAGTTTCATTGGTAAGCCACAGGACAAAAGTTGGCCGATCGGACGCAGAAACCAATAGTACCATTATCCCATACGGTACTTTGTAGCACCGCTTACTTTTTGTTCGACATAAATACActtacgagtaatgttatatattattattattttttttttttttaaattgaaaaaaatataaattttttttcaaactatcaacGTTTACTATATAAAtgttcaaaaatattaaaataatctttaaactactaaaatgtataaaaaaggttacttaattttttatattcttataatacctatattcttttaacaaataaaataataaaataattgtaaaaaaaaaaccaaacaattttaaaaaaaatacataaaaaccAATGGtcgaataatttttttttttgaataaataaataatttaggctaactacaTTAActattcatgtcgtattaaagtaaaataaaaaatacagctcttgagatattccaaaaaaaacaatttagtctatggagtcaaattct
Above is a genomic segment from Corylus avellana chromosome ca9, CavTom2PMs-1.0 containing:
- the LOC132192177 gene encoding protein trichome birefringence-like, with translation MVDATKHMPVTGGTLISDIKSLVSIIRTRRTVVFAYGFVFAFVAFTVFLAFSPSSNSVSPWFANIFSGSSSSSSTSSSSNSNGSQFSNIFSYFFPDNSPPQQQHHNFASPPPQTDTFRSNVTAFQSPNLSNSPPTETNHTQSRVSSDKGKVPNPNQTKVVAPETTVTANHSANLPVDSAPSVNKEAPSVKNLTQSSENANQTTTAAPKAPVAKNQSASPPVKSDSSLKSNSGKEVKGVAGKGEVSNNTTSLSKKQGNGTNSGVSVKQGKDSLVESLMNCDLFDGDWVRDDSYPLYKPGSCSLIDEQFNCISNGRPDKDYQKMRWKPRGCNLPRLDGRRLLDMLRGKRLVFVGDSLNRNMWESLVCILRNSVKDQSKVYEAHGRHHFRGEFSYSFIFKDYDFSVEFFVSPFLVQEWEMPDKNGSKKETLRLDLVGKSSDQYKRADFIIFNTGHWWTHEKTSKGKDYYQEGSHVYGELNVLEAFRKALTTWARWVDANINPSKSLVFFRGYSASHFSGGQWNSGGQCDSETQPIKNETYLRPYPPKMTVLEKVLKGMKTHVTYLNITRMTDFRKDGHPSIYRKRSLTKEERRSPLRFQDCSHWCLPGVPDAWNEVFYAELLVKQHKKQQHEQKRS